One segment of Primulina tabacum isolate GXHZ01 chromosome 14, ASM2559414v2, whole genome shotgun sequence DNA contains the following:
- the LOC142524274 gene encoding uncharacterized protein LOC142524274 isoform X4 produces the protein MVHTKLSKRWATRHASNLRASARNERESVQIALRPKVSWAGSSFAGTVQVQCSDLRSTFGDSRLVAGESITVRRVVPILGVPDALVPLEVPVFQLTLFPGETTAIWVSIDVPTAQPPGQYEGELIITANRVDTESTAQCLGKDERHQMYRELRNCLDVMEPIDGKPLDEVVERVNSASSSLKKLLLSPSFSDFYSDNGSVDMMDEDAISNLSIRVKLSLTVWDFILPVTPSLPAVIGISDTVIEDRFGVEHGSSQWYEALDQHFKWLLQYKISPYFCRWGEGMRVLTYSCPWPADHPKSDEYFGDPRLAAYAVPCRPVVSCGDTAKDFLQREVEILRTKNHWRKAYFYLWDEPLNLEHYNAIRDMASEIHAYAPDARIMTTYYCGPSDAPLASNNFEAFVKVPEFLRPHTQIYCTSEWVIGNREDLAKDIIAEIQPENGEEWWTYVCMGPSDPHPNWHLGMRGTQHRAVMWRVWKEGGTGFLYWGANCYEKATVPSAEIRFRRGLPPGDGVLYYPGQVFSSSPEPVASLRLERLLSGLQDIEYLKYYSSRFGREEGLHLLERTGIYLGPERYTHDHMPIDVMRAEVFRTCQTESEF, from the exons ATGGTGCATACCAAGCTCAGCAAACGTTGGGCCACAAGACATGCCTCGAACCTTAGAGCCT CAGCGAGAAATGAGAGGGAAAGTGTTCAAATAGCTTTACGCCCAAAAGTTTCATGGGCTGGATCCAGTTTTGCTGGAACTGTGCAGGTGCAATGTAGTGATCTGCGTTCCACATTTGGTGATAG CAGGTTAGTAGCTGGTGAGTCAATAACAGTAAGGCGTGTTGTGCCCATTTTAGGTGTTCCAGATGCTCTTGTCCCCCTTGAAGTGCCTGTGTTCCAGCTGACCCTGTTTCCTGG AGAAACAACTGCAATATGGGTTTCAATTGATGTACCAACTGCACAGCCCCCAGGTCAATATGAAGGAGAATTAATAATTACAGCTAACAGAGTTGACACAGA ATCTACTGCACAATGCCTGGGTAAAGATGAGAGACATCAAATGTACAGAGAATTAAGGAATTGTCTTGATGTCATGGAGCCAATTGATGGAAAACCACTGGATGAAGTG GTAGAACGAGTGAATTCTGCATCATCGTCTTTGAAAAAACTGCTTTTATCCCCatcattttctgatttttaTTCAGATAACGGGTCAGTAGACATGATGGATGAGGATGCCATTTCAAATCTTTCAATCCGGGTGAAGCTAAGTCTGACAGTGTGGGATTTCATTCTTCCTGTGACACCTTCTCTTCCAGCTGTTATTGGA ATATCTGATACAGTGATTGAGGACCGTTTTGGTGTTGAACATGGAAGCAGCCAGTGGTACGAGGCACTGGATCAACACTTCAAGTGGCTGCTTCAGTATAAAATCAGCCCGTACTTCTGCAGGTGGGGAGAAGGCATGCGAGTACTGACTTACAGCTGTCCCTGGCCTG CTGATCATCCCAAATCAGACGAGTATTTTGGTGATCCAAGGCTTGCAGCATACGCTGTGCCATGTAGGCCAGTAGTCTCATG TGGCGATACAGCAAAGGATTTTCTGCAAAGAGAAGTCGAGATTTTGAGAACGAAAAATCATTGGAGAAAAGCTTATTTTTACTTGTGGGATGAG CCACTAAACCTTGAACATTACAATGCTATTCGTGACATGGCGAGTGAGATTCATGCTTATGCACCTGATGCCCGTATTATGACTACCTATTATTGTG GCCCAAGTGATGCACCCCTGGCTTCCAATAACTTTGAGGCTTTTGTTAAAGTTCCCGAGTTTCTTCGCCCTCACACTCAAATCTATTGCACAAG TGAATGGGTGATTGGCAACCGTGAAGATCTGGCGAAGGATATTATTGCGGAAATTCAACCTGAAAACGGTGAG GAGTGGTGGACTTATGTGTGCATGGGACCATCAGATCCTCATCCAAATTGGCATTTAGGGATGCGAGGCACACAACATCGTGCAGTAATGTGGCGTGTATGGAAAGAAGGTGGAACTGGCTTTCTGTATTGGGGTGCCAATTGCTATGAGAAGGCAACAGTTCCTAGTGCTGAG ATTCGGTTTAGGCGTGGCCTCCCTCCTGGTGACGGGGTTTTGTATTACCCTGGTCAGGTGTTCTCATCTTCACCGGAACCTGTTGCTTCACTACGACTAGAGCGGCTCTTGAGTGGCTTACAG GACATCGAGTACCTGAAATACTACTCCTCAAGATTTGGTAGGGAAGAAGGACTTCATCTTTTGGAAAGGACAGGAATATACCTAGGCCCTGAGAGGTACACTCATGACCACATGCCAATAGATGTTATGCGGGCTGAAGTTTTCCGGACTTGCCAAACTGAAAGTGAGTTTTGA